The following coding sequences are from one Kosakonia sp. H02 window:
- the kdgR gene encoding DNA-binding transcriptional regulator KdgR, producing MAIADLDKQPDSVSSVLKVFGILQALGEEREIGITELSQRVMMSKSTVYRFLQTMKSLGYVAQEGESEKYSLTLKLFELGARALQNVDLIRSADIQMRELSRLTKETIHLGALDEDSIVYIHKIDSMYNLRMYSRIGRRNPLYSTAIGKVLLAWRDRDEVKQILEGVEYKRSTERTITSTEDLLPMLDAVREQGYGEDNEEQEEGLRCIGVPVFDRFGVVIAGLSISFPTLRFSEERLHEYVAMLHHAARKISEQMGYNDYPF from the coding sequence ATGGCAATCGCAGATTTGGACAAGCAGCCAGATTCTGTCTCTTCAGTATTGAAGGTCTTTGGCATTCTGCAAGCGCTCGGGGAAGAGCGTGAAATCGGCATCACCGAGCTTTCACAGCGCGTCATGATGTCAAAAAGCACCGTTTATCGCTTTTTGCAAACCATGAAATCGTTAGGCTACGTTGCGCAGGAAGGGGAGTCTGAAAAATATTCCCTGACGCTGAAGTTATTTGAACTGGGCGCGCGCGCGTTGCAAAACGTTGATTTGATCCGCAGCGCGGATATCCAGATGCGTGAACTCTCTCGCCTGACGAAAGAGACCATCCATCTGGGTGCTCTGGATGAAGACAGCATTGTTTACATCCATAAAATCGACTCGATGTATAACCTGCGCATGTATTCACGCATTGGTCGCCGTAACCCGCTGTACAGTACCGCGATTGGTAAAGTGCTGCTCGCCTGGCGCGATCGTGATGAAGTGAAACAGATCCTTGAAGGTGTCGAATACAAACGCAGCACAGAACGTACCATCACCAGCACTGAAGATCTGCTGCCGATGCTGGATGCCGTTCGGGAGCAAGGTTATGGTGAAGATAACGAAGAGCAGGAAGAGGGCTTACGCTGCATCGGCGTGCCGGTTTTCGACCGTTTCGGCGTTGTCATTGCAGGCCTGAGTATTTCCTTCCCCACGTTGCGTTTCTCTGAAGAACGTCTTCATGAATACGTTGCGATGCTGCACCACGCAGCGCGGAAAATTTCCGAGCAGATGGGATATAACGATTATCCATTCTGA
- the prc gene encoding carboxy terminal-processing peptidase, whose product MNTLFKRTALAGLLFVTGHVMAVEDITRADQIPVLKEETQHATVSERVTSRFTRSHYRQFDLDQAFSAKIFSRYLNLLDYSHNVLLASDVEQFSQKKSLIGDELRSGKLDVFYDLYNKAQQRRFERYQYALKVLERPMDFSGNDTFNLDRSKAPWPKDDAELNALWDSKVKYDELSLKLTGKDEKEIRETLSRRYKFAIRRLAQTNSEDVFSLAMTAFAREIDPHTNYLSPRNTEQFNTEMSLSLEGIGAVLQGDDDYTVINSMVAGGPAAKSKAISVGDRIVGVGQTGQNMVDVIGWRLDDVVALIKGPKGSKVRLEILPAGKGTKTRIVTLTRERIRLEDRAVKMSVKSVGKEKVGVLDIPGFYVGLTDDVKVQLQKLEKQNVSSVIIDLRANGGGALTEAVSLSGLFIPSGPVVQVRDNNGKVREDSDTDGVVYYKGPLVVLVDRFSASASEIFAAAMQDYGRALIVGEPTFGKGTVQQYRSLNRIYDQMLRPEWPALGSVQYTIQKFYRVNGGSTQRKGVTPDIIMPTGTQVTETGEKFEDNALPWDSINAATFVRSGDLKPFGAELLKNHDERIAKDPEFQYIMKDIERFKALKDKRDMVSLNLAQREKENAEDDAIRLSRLNDRFKREGKPLLKKLDDLPKDYQEPDPYLDETVHIAIDLAHLEKERPAEQPAPAK is encoded by the coding sequence ATGAACACTTTGTTTAAGCGCACAGCGTTGGCTGGCCTGTTATTCGTAACAGGCCATGTTATGGCTGTGGAAGATATTACCCGTGCCGATCAAATTCCGGTTTTGAAGGAAGAGACTCAGCACGCGACGGTAAGCGAACGCGTAACTTCGCGCTTCACCCGCTCTCACTACCGTCAGTTCGATTTAGATCAAGCCTTCTCGGCGAAGATTTTCAGCCGCTATCTTAACCTGCTTGATTACAGTCACAACGTCTTGCTGGCCAGTGATGTCGAGCAGTTTTCCCAAAAGAAAAGCCTGATTGGCGATGAGTTGCGCAGCGGCAAACTGGACGTGTTCTACGACCTATATAACAAAGCCCAGCAGCGTCGCTTCGAGCGGTACCAGTACGCACTGAAAGTGCTGGAACGCCCGATGGATTTTTCCGGTAACGACACCTTTAACCTGGATCGCAGTAAAGCGCCCTGGCCGAAAGACGACGCCGAGCTAAACGCGCTGTGGGATAGCAAAGTTAAATATGACGAGCTGAGCCTGAAACTCACCGGAAAAGATGAGAAAGAGATCCGCGAAACGCTCTCCCGACGTTATAAATTTGCGATTCGTCGCCTGGCGCAGACCAATAGCGAAGATGTCTTTTCTCTGGCGATGACCGCGTTCGCGCGTGAAATCGACCCGCACACCAATTACCTTTCGCCGCGCAATACCGAACAATTCAATACCGAGATGAGCCTTTCGCTCGAAGGGATTGGCGCGGTGCTGCAAGGGGATGATGACTATACCGTGATCAACTCTATGGTGGCGGGCGGTCCGGCGGCGAAAAGCAAAGCGATTAGCGTTGGCGATCGTATCGTGGGCGTCGGTCAGACCGGGCAAAATATGGTCGACGTGATTGGCTGGCGTCTTGATGACGTGGTGGCACTGATTAAAGGGCCGAAAGGCAGTAAAGTACGCCTCGAAATCCTGCCGGCAGGCAAGGGCACGAAAACGCGTATTGTCACGCTGACTCGCGAACGTATTCGTCTCGAAGACCGTGCGGTCAAAATGTCCGTGAAGAGTGTCGGCAAAGAAAAAGTGGGCGTACTGGATATTCCTGGCTTCTATGTTGGGCTGACTGACGATGTCAAAGTTCAGTTGCAGAAGCTGGAAAAACAGAATGTCAGCAGCGTGATTATCGACCTGCGCGCTAACGGCGGCGGGGCGCTGACCGAAGCGGTTTCGCTTTCCGGCTTGTTTATCCCGTCTGGCCCGGTGGTTCAGGTGCGCGATAATAATGGCAAAGTGCGCGAAGACAGCGATACCGATGGGGTGGTCTATTACAAAGGCCCGCTGGTGGTGCTGGTTGATCGCTTTAGCGCTTCGGCGTCGGAAATCTTTGCTGCCGCGATGCAGGACTATGGCCGTGCGCTGATTGTGGGTGAGCCGACCTTTGGTAAAGGCACCGTGCAACAGTACCGTTCGCTTAACCGTATCTACGATCAGATGCTGCGTCCTGAATGGCCAGCACTGGGTTCAGTGCAATACACCATCCAGAAGTTCTATCGCGTTAACGGCGGCAGTACGCAGCGTAAAGGTGTGACGCCGGATATCATCATGCCAACCGGCACGCAGGTAACGGAGACCGGGGAAAAATTCGAAGATAACGCACTGCCGTGGGATAGCATCAATGCTGCTACCTTCGTGCGTTCCGGCGATTTGAAACCGTTTGGTGCCGAGCTGCTGAAAAACCATGATGAGCGAATCGCTAAAGATCCGGAATTTCAGTACATCATGAAAGATATCGAGCGCTTTAAGGCCTTGAAAGATAAGCGTGACATGGTATCGCTGAACCTCGCGCAGCGTGAGAAAGAGAACGCAGAAGATGACGCTATTCGTCTCTCGCGCCTCAATGACCGCTTCAAACGTGAAGGCAAGCCGTTGCTGAAGAAACTGGATGATTTGCCAAAGGATTATCAGGAACCCGATCCGTATCTTGATGAAACAGTGCATATTGCCATTGACCTGGCGCATCTTGAAAAAGAAAGGCCAGCGGAACAGCCCGCTCCCGCAAAATAA
- a CDS encoding MBL fold metallo-hydrolase has translation MARKNPWYNPAISHHSPDGFANATPVSHQPGDVKRWRKERKAAGLPRPPARGYADFIDQWWQKAEIAGNSDGLWWLGHASILLRLNGQYLLTDPVFSQRASPLRFAGPQRRTPPALAIADIPQLNAILISHNHYDHLDAWTLRALLRRFPNVHFFVPLGLGSWVRRLGARHVAELDWWSGANFAGMRFIAVPAQHWSMRTFWDRNRSLWCGWVVESSGLRFWFPGDTGYTPELLTIPARLGALDAVALPVGAYAPRWFMSINHMDPQSAVALWQQLGTPLAFPIHWGVFELADESLDEPVQELQDALSEAAAENDNFRILKIGQYLSLG, from the coding sequence ATGGCGCGGAAAAACCCCTGGTATAATCCTGCGATCTCACATCACTCTCCTGATGGTTTCGCTAACGCGACGCCAGTATCTCATCAACCCGGCGATGTTAAGCGCTGGCGCAAAGAGCGCAAAGCCGCCGGGCTTCCCCGCCCGCCAGCCAGAGGTTACGCAGACTTTATTGATCAGTGGTGGCAAAAAGCCGAAATTGCTGGCAATAGCGATGGCCTTTGGTGGCTCGGGCACGCCAGTATCCTTCTTCGCCTGAACGGGCAATACCTGCTCACCGATCCCGTTTTTTCTCAACGTGCCTCTCCGTTACGTTTTGCAGGGCCGCAACGCCGCACTCCGCCTGCGCTGGCGATTGCCGATATTCCTCAACTCAACGCTATTCTCATTTCCCATAACCATTACGACCACCTGGATGCCTGGACGCTACGTGCACTGCTGCGTCGCTTTCCCAATGTGCATTTTTTTGTGCCGCTGGGTTTGGGAAGCTGGGTTCGTCGGTTGGGGGCACGGCATGTGGCCGAGCTGGACTGGTGGAGCGGCGCAAATTTTGCTGGCATGCGCTTTATCGCGGTGCCTGCGCAGCACTGGAGCATGCGGACATTCTGGGATCGTAATCGTTCCTTATGGTGCGGTTGGGTTGTTGAATCTTCGGGGCTGCGTTTCTGGTTTCCGGGGGATACAGGATATACGCCAGAGTTACTGACAATTCCGGCCAGGTTAGGGGCACTGGATGCCGTGGCATTGCCGGTGGGAGCTTATGCTCCACGATGGTTTATGTCGATAAACCATATGGATCCCCAAAGCGCGGTGGCGTTGTGGCAGCAATTAGGTACACCGCTGGCATTTCCTATCCACTGGGGAGTCTTTGAGCTGGCCGATGAATCGCTGGATGAACCGGTGCAAGAATTGCAGGATGCGTTAAGCGAAGCGGCAGCGGAGAATGATAACTTCAGGATCCTGAAAATCGGCCAGTATTTATCCCTGGGCTAA
- the proQ gene encoding RNA chaperone ProQ: MENQPKLNSSKEVIAFLAERFPHCFSAEGEARPLKIGIFQDLVARVEGEMNLSKTQLRSALRLYTSSWRYLYGIKAGAARVDLDGNACGVLDEQHVEHARKQLEEAKARVQAQRAEQQAKKREAAAAAGQEDAPRRERKARPAPRRKEGAERKPRADKPAAKPQRAPQQEERHTPVSDLSVLSVGQNLKVKAGNNAMSATVLEITKDGVRVQLSSGMSMIVRAEHLLF, encoded by the coding sequence ATGGAAAATCAACCTAAGTTGAATAGCAGTAAAGAAGTTATCGCTTTTTTAGCCGAACGTTTTCCTCACTGTTTCAGTGCTGAAGGCGAAGCACGCCCCCTGAAAATCGGTATTTTTCAGGATTTAGTTGCGCGTGTTGAGGGTGAGATGAATCTCAGCAAAACCCAACTTCGTTCCGCTTTACGCCTTTATACTTCCAGCTGGCGCTACCTGTACGGTATCAAAGCTGGCGCGGCGCGTGTCGATCTCGACGGTAATGCCTGTGGCGTGCTGGATGAGCAACACGTAGAGCACGCGCGTAAACAGTTGGAAGAAGCCAAAGCGCGTGTTCAGGCACAACGTGCTGAACAACAAGCTAAAAAACGAGAAGCTGCCGCTGCTGCTGGTCAGGAAGACGCGCCGCGTCGCGAGCGTAAAGCCCGCCCGGCTCCGCGCCGTAAAGAGGGCGCTGAGCGTAAGCCTCGCGCTGACAAACCGGCTGCAAAACCGCAACGTGCACCACAGCAGGAAGAACGCCATACGCCAGTTTCAGATTTATCTGTACTGAGCGTGGGTCAGAACCTGAAAGTGAAGGCGGGAAATAATGCGATGAGCGCGACGGTGTTAGAAATCACCAAAGATGGCGTTCGCGTACAGCTTAGCTCGGGTATGTCGATGATTGTACGCGCAGAACATTTACTGTTCTGA
- a CDS encoding YobH family protein has translation MRTLIRSVIVLALLWIGLLLSGYGVLISSKENAAGLGLQCKYATARGTSTAQYVNSSNGFFGLANCPLLRKSDTVIDNG, from the coding sequence ATGCGTACACTCATTCGAAGCGTCATTGTTCTGGCGCTGCTGTGGATTGGGCTCTTGCTGAGCGGTTATGGCGTGCTAATCAGCAGCAAAGAAAATGCAGCAGGCCTGGGTTTACAGTGCAAATACGCCACGGCGCGCGGCACCAGCACCGCACAATATGTGAATTCCAGCAATGGTTTCTTCGGCCTGGCTAACTGCCCTTTATTGCGTAAAAGCGACACCGTTATCGATAACGGCTAA
- the cspE gene encoding transcription antiterminator/RNA stability regulator CspE, which yields MAKIKGQVKWFNESKGFGFITPADGSKDVFVHFSAIQGNGFKTLAEGQNVEFEIQDGQKGPAAVNVTAI from the coding sequence ATGGCAAAGATTAAAGGTCAAGTTAAGTGGTTCAACGAGTCTAAAGGTTTTGGTTTCATTACTCCGGCAGACGGCAGCAAAGATGTATTCGTACACTTCTCTGCAATCCAGGGTAACGGTTTCAAAACCCTGGCCGAAGGCCAGAACGTTGAGTTTGAAATTCAGGACGGTCAGAAAGGCCCGGCAGCAGTTAACGTAACTGCTATCTGA
- the htpX gene encoding protease HtpX, translated as MMRIALFLLTNLAVMLVFGLVLSLTGIQSSSVQGLMIMALLFGFGGSFISLLMSKWMALKSVGGEVIEQPRNDMERWLMDTVAQQSRQAGIAMPQVAIYHAPDINAFATGARRDASLVAVSTGLLQNMSRDEAEAVIAHEISHIANGDMVTMTLIQGIVNTFVIFISRIIAQVAAGFLGGNRDDGEESNGNPMIYFAVATVLELVFGILASIITMWFSRYREFHADAGSAKLVGREKMIAALQRLKTSYEPQEASSMMAFCINGKSKSLSELFMTHPPLDKRIEALRSGEYLK; from the coding sequence ATGATGCGAATCGCGCTCTTCCTGTTGACTAACCTGGCCGTGATGTTGGTGTTCGGCCTGGTGCTTAGCCTGACGGGCATTCAGTCGAGCAGCGTTCAGGGGTTGATGATTATGGCGCTGCTGTTTGGTTTTGGCGGCTCGTTCATTTCGCTGTTAATGTCGAAATGGATGGCGCTTAAATCGGTAGGTGGTGAAGTGATCGAGCAGCCGCGTAATGATATGGAGCGCTGGCTGATGGATACCGTGGCGCAGCAGTCCCGTCAGGCGGGTATCGCTATGCCTCAAGTGGCGATTTACCATGCGCCGGACATTAACGCGTTTGCAACCGGGGCACGCCGTGATGCTTCCCTGGTTGCGGTGAGTACCGGGCTGCTGCAAAACATGAGCCGTGATGAAGCCGAGGCGGTTATTGCCCATGAAATCAGCCATATCGCGAATGGTGATATGGTCACCATGACCCTGATTCAGGGGATTGTTAACACATTCGTTATCTTTATCTCACGCATTATTGCGCAGGTTGCCGCAGGTTTTCTGGGCGGTAATCGGGATGATGGCGAAGAGAGTAATGGCAACCCAATGATCTATTTTGCCGTTGCGACAGTGCTGGAGCTGGTGTTTGGTATCCTGGCCAGCATTATTACGATGTGGTTCTCACGTTACCGTGAATTCCATGCCGATGCCGGTTCTGCAAAACTGGTGGGTCGCGAGAAGATGATTGCCGCGCTCCAGCGCCTGAAAACCAGCTACGAGCCGCAGGAAGCCAGCAGCATGATGGCCTTCTGCATCAACGGGAAATCGAAATCCCTGAGCGAGCTGTTTATGACGCACCCGCCGCTGGATAAACGTATCGAAGCACTGCGCTCCGGTGAATATCTGAAATAA
- the yebS gene encoding membrane integrity lipid transport subunit YebS, with product MALKIQQISLTKKIAIHRVGEALPRAHYQRCPQCDTLFTLPVMKSHQSAFCPCCDAKIRDGRDWSLTRLGAMAITMILLMPFAWGEPLLHLYLLGVRIDANLLQGIWQMSSQGSPLTAAMVLFCTVGAPLVLVSAIAYLWLGNILGMNLRPVLLMLERLKEWVMLDIYLVGIGVASIKVQDYAFLQPGVGLFAFVVLVILSVMTLIHLNVEQLWERFYPQRPAQRPDPQLRACLGCHFTGFPDARGRCPRCHIPLRYRRNHSLQKCWAALIASLIFLFPANLLPISVVYVNGARQEDTIMSGIISLANSNIAVAGVVFIASILVPFTKVIVLLTLLTSIHFKFEHGLRTRILLLRLVTWIGRWSMLDLFVISLTMALINRDQLLAFTMGPAAFYFGAAVILTILAVEWLDSRLLWDAHESGNPRFND from the coding sequence ATGGCGCTAAAGATACAACAAATTTCGCTTACGAAAAAAATTGCGATTCATCGTGTTGGCGAAGCCTTGCCCCGCGCACATTATCAGCGCTGCCCGCAATGCGATACGCTTTTTACGTTACCGGTTATGAAATCGCACCAAAGTGCATTTTGCCCCTGTTGTGATGCCAAGATCCGCGACGGACGTGACTGGTCATTAACCCGCCTTGGCGCGATGGCCATCACCATGATCCTGCTGATGCCTTTCGCCTGGGGCGAACCGTTGTTGCATCTTTATTTACTCGGTGTGCGCATTGATGCCAACCTGCTGCAAGGCATCTGGCAAATGTCATCGCAGGGCTCACCGCTGACTGCTGCGATGGTGTTGTTCTGTACCGTTGGCGCGCCGCTGGTGCTGGTCAGCGCCATTGCGTATTTATGGCTTGGAAATATTCTTGGCATGAATCTGCGCCCGGTGTTGCTGATGCTGGAGAGGCTAAAAGAGTGGGTAATGCTGGATATCTATCTGGTCGGCATTGGCGTTGCCTCAATAAAAGTTCAGGATTATGCCTTCCTGCAACCGGGCGTCGGCCTTTTCGCCTTTGTGGTGCTGGTCATTTTAAGCGTTATGACGCTTATCCATCTCAACGTCGAGCAATTATGGGAGCGTTTTTATCCGCAGCGTCCCGCTCAACGACCCGACCCGCAGTTGCGCGCCTGTCTGGGCTGCCATTTTACTGGTTTCCCGGATGCCCGTGGACGCTGCCCGCGCTGCCATATTCCGCTCAGATATCGACGCAACCACAGCCTGCAAAAATGCTGGGCGGCACTGATCGCCTCGTTGATATTTTTATTCCCCGCGAATTTACTGCCGATCTCGGTGGTTTATGTTAACGGCGCGCGCCAGGAAGACACGATTATGTCCGGCATCATTTCACTGGCGAACAGTAATATCGCCGTGGCGGGCGTGGTGTTTATCGCCAGTATTCTGGTGCCGTTTACCAAGGTCATCGTGCTGTTAACCTTACTTACCAGTATCCATTTTAAATTTGAACATGGACTGCGCACCCGCATACTTCTTTTGCGCTTAGTGACCTGGATCGGGCGCTGGTCGATGCTCGATCTGTTTGTCATCTCACTGACGATGGCGCTGATTAATCGCGACCAACTCCTCGCTTTTACAATGGGACCCGCTGCGTTTTATTTCGGCGCAGCGGTAATTTTGACTATTCTTGCTGTGGAATGGCTGGACAGCCGCTTACTTTGGGATGCACATGAGTCAGGAAACCCCCGCTTCAACGACTGA
- the mgrB gene encoding PhoP/PhoQ regulator MgrB: MRKFRWLLLIAVLVVCLLLWTQMLNVLCDQDVQFFSGICVINKFIPW, encoded by the coding sequence GTGAGAAAATTTAGATGGCTGTTGCTGATTGCCGTACTGGTAGTCTGCCTGCTGCTCTGGACTCAAATGCTTAACGTGTTATGTGATCAGGATGTACAATTCTTTAGCGGCATCTGCGTTATCAATAAATTCATCCCCTGGTAA
- a CDS encoding YebO family protein: MNEVLNSGAINLASMLFSLVVLVVGLALWFFINRASSRTNEQIELLEALLDQQKRQNALLRRLCEANEPEKENLAAPVKTPEKGESEEFIRLVAER, translated from the coding sequence ATGAACGAAGTTCTGAATTCAGGCGCGATTAATCTTGCGTCTATGCTTTTTTCTTTGGTGGTTCTGGTGGTTGGCCTGGCGCTGTGGTTCTTTATCAATCGTGCCAGCTCGCGCACCAACGAACAAATTGAGTTGCTTGAAGCATTGCTGGATCAGCAAAAGCGGCAAAACGCGCTGCTGCGCCGTCTTTGCGAAGCCAACGAGCCGGAAAAAGAGAATCTCGCTGCGCCGGTGAAAACGCCAGAAAAAGGCGAGAGTGAGGAATTTATCCGCCTGGTGGCCGAGCGCTAA
- a CDS encoding GAF domain-containing protein, producing MSKAEFYADLNRDFQALMAGETSFLATLANTSALLFERLDGVNWAGFYLLEGDTLVLGPFQGKIACVRIPVGRGVCGSAVAQRRVQRVEDVHQFDGHIACDAASNSEIVLPVTVNNQIIGVLDIDSVEFSRFTAEDEQGLCKLVSHLENILTATDYKKIFASVAG from the coding sequence ATGAGCAAAGCAGAATTTTACGCGGATTTGAATCGCGACTTTCAGGCGTTAATGGCAGGCGAAACCAGTTTTTTAGCAACGCTGGCGAATACCAGTGCGCTGCTATTTGAGCGCCTGGATGGGGTGAACTGGGCAGGTTTTTATTTGCTGGAAGGCGACACGCTAGTGTTGGGGCCATTCCAGGGCAAAATTGCCTGCGTGCGTATTCCGGTTGGGCGTGGCGTTTGCGGCAGTGCCGTAGCGCAGCGTCGCGTTCAGCGCGTGGAAGATGTGCATCAATTCGACGGGCACATTGCCTGCGATGCGGCCAGTAATTCTGAGATCGTGCTGCCGGTAACGGTGAATAACCAGATTATCGGCGTGCTGGATATCGATAGCGTCGAATTTTCTCGCTTCACCGCTGAGGATGAACAGGGTCTGTGCAAACTGGTTTCGCATCTGGAAAATATCCTTACGGCGACCGACTATAAAAAAATCTTTGCCTCCGTCGCAGGATAA
- a CDS encoding MFS transporter: MNKSSLDGLPVPLRYGAILTIVIGIAMAVLDGAIANVALPTIARELNASPAGSIWIVNAYQIAIVVSLLTFSFLGDMFGYRRVYQCGLVLFTLTSLFCALSDSLLTLTLARVAQGFGGAALMSVNTALIRLIYPHRSLGRGMGVNSFVVAVSSAAGPTIAAAILSVASWQWLFLINVPLGIIALVLAINYLPPNAARSTMPKFDLPSAVMNALTFGLLITALSSFAQGQSSTLILAEVVALLVIGWFFVRRQLRLPVPLLPVDLLRIPLFSLSIGTSICSFCAQMLALVSLPFFLQTVLGRSEVETGLLLTPWPLATMVMAPLAGYLIERVHAGLLGALGLAMLACGLFALALLPAAPADADIIWRMALCGAGFGLFQSPNNHTIITSAPRQRSGGASGMLGTARLLGQSSGAALVALTFNLFGNNGTHTSLLLAGALATVAAIISGLRITQPRAQ, translated from the coding sequence ATGAATAAATCTTCTTTAGACGGACTTCCCGTACCCCTGCGCTACGGCGCAATTTTGACCATTGTTATTGGTATCGCCATGGCAGTCCTTGATGGCGCAATTGCTAACGTCGCGTTGCCGACGATTGCACGGGAACTCAACGCTTCACCGGCGGGTTCCATCTGGATTGTGAATGCTTACCAAATCGCCATTGTGGTTTCGCTACTGACGTTCTCTTTTCTTGGCGATATGTTCGGTTACCGCCGTGTTTATCAATGCGGTCTGGTGCTGTTTACCCTCACCTCATTGTTTTGTGCGCTGTCAGATTCGCTCCTTACATTAACCCTGGCGCGCGTAGCGCAGGGTTTTGGTGGCGCCGCGCTGATGAGCGTCAATACCGCGCTCATACGCCTCATCTACCCGCACCGCAGTCTTGGGCGCGGGATGGGCGTTAATTCATTCGTTGTGGCGGTCTCTTCAGCCGCAGGGCCGACGATTGCAGCGGCAATTCTGTCGGTTGCTTCCTGGCAGTGGCTGTTTTTGATTAACGTTCCTTTAGGGATTATTGCTCTGGTGCTGGCGATTAATTATTTACCGCCTAATGCAGCACGCAGCACGATGCCTAAATTTGATTTGCCAAGCGCCGTGATGAACGCCCTGACGTTTGGCCTGTTAATCACCGCCCTGAGCAGTTTTGCTCAGGGCCAGTCAAGCACGCTTATCCTGGCAGAAGTTGTTGCATTACTGGTCATCGGCTGGTTCTTTGTGCGGCGGCAGTTGCGTTTACCGGTGCCGTTATTGCCGGTTGATTTGCTGCGTATTCCGCTCTTTTCGCTCTCTATCGGCACGTCAATCTGCTCTTTCTGCGCACAGATGCTGGCGCTGGTTTCCCTGCCCTTCTTTTTGCAAACCGTACTCGGGCGCAGTGAAGTTGAAACCGGTCTTTTGCTGACGCCCTGGCCACTGGCGACAATGGTAATGGCTCCGCTGGCCGGGTATCTGATTGAGCGCGTACACGCGGGATTATTAGGTGCACTTGGGCTGGCGATGCTGGCGTGCGGGCTATTCGCGCTGGCGTTGCTTCCTGCTGCCCCCGCAGATGCGGATATCATCTGGCGCATGGCGCTGTGCGGCGCGGGTTTTGGCCTGTTCCAGTCGCCTAATAATCACACCATTATTACCTCCGCCCCGCGCCAGCGCAGCGGCGGTGCAAGCGGTATGCTGGGTACCGCGCGCTTGCTGGGGCAAAGTTCAGGGGCTGCACTGGTAGCCTTGACGTTTAATCTTTTTGGAAACAATGGCACGCACACATCATTGCTGCTGGCTGGCGCACTGGCGACGGTTGCGGCTATCATCAGCGGTTTGCGCATCACGCAGCCGCGAGCACAGTAA